DNA from Drosophila gunungcola strain Sukarami chromosome 3L unlocalized genomic scaffold, Dgunungcola_SK_2 000002F, whole genome shotgun sequence:
TGGCAGGGCACCAGTGCTACCAATACCGGCGATGGCAGCTCCCGATTTCATCCCGTATTTGGGCGACAGCTGGGCATTCGGTGTGCCACCGCCATTAGCCACCGATGGCTGCTGCTGGAGGATCGAGCTGCTGGCATAATCCGGAGCCGGCGGCTGCTGCTCCCACAGTTTCTTTAAGCTATTAATACTACCTGTGCTTCGTCGCTTGCCGAGATCGCCCTCGCCGGCTGCTCCCGTGTCCGCCTCCACATTCGAGTTGGTAACGtcgatttttatttcagtCTTTTGCATGGCCTGGGTGAACTTCCTACTACTGTCCTCCTTCCGGTTCAGAGTGCCCGTGTTGGCGTTGTTGGTTACGAGTTGGGGGGCTGCTGGTGCCGGTGCTGGAGTCGACGGCTCCTTCTCCTTGTCCACCCGACGCAGGTGTGCCTTAAAGTCGATAATGCTACTGGCCGGTTCCGCCTTGGCCATTGGCGGGCTCATCTTCTTGGGTTCGACTTTCTTGAGCTGAGCCTTGAATCCAGAACCGGATCCAGaaccggatccggatccggagcCGTTGCCATTGGtcagcttctgctgctgctgctgcggcggcgcCTGTTGCGGCTGCTTGGGCAGATTCATGCTCTCGGCCAGCTCGGTGACCAGCAGAGAGACGGGATCCACGGCGGCGATACCAGAGCCATTGGCTAGATGCGAGGCCGGAGCACTCTCCTTGCCGGCCGCCTTGATCTCCGTGATCAGCTTCTCCTTGAGATCCTCGGGCGGACTACCCAGCGAACTGCAGGAGTCGGTTGAGGGCTCCCTCTTTCTTAGGGACACGCCAAATCTGGAGCTGGCCTCCTCCACACTGGGCGCAGTGTTGCTCACATCATTGTGGCTGCTGTCGTTGTTGTTTGTGCCGTTTCCATTGCTGACATTGCCATTGTTCGGGAGCTGGGCATGCAGATGCTGCTGGATGGCCTGCACAGCGCTCTCTGGCGCcggaggtggaggtggtggtgcACCCTCGAATTCCTCGGGGGGCGGAGGCAGGTCCAGCGGTGGCGGCGGGAACTCCAGATTGGCAAGAGCCGGCTGGGCGCCAACAGAACCCACTCCACAGCCACTCCGCTTGGGTGAACTGCTGGAGTTACCCGCCCGGAAGGAGGAGAATGTCATCATGGTGCCTTCGGTGGTGGTGCGATGGCGCTGCAGCTTGTTCAGACTGGCCGCCGCATTGTTCTGCATGGTCACTCCGCCCGAGGAGTTGCTCCTTATCATTTGCTGTGGCGCAATGGGGCTGGTCTTGGGATTGATCCGGGCCCCCGGTGGTGTGGCATGTCCGTTGGCTGGCGGCGGAACAGGAGCAGTGGCTggcggaggagcaggagcggcCTCGCCACTGTCCTCCAGACTGTCCAGATAGGCACCGATCCTGGCCACCTTGGGCAGCGTGCCGTAGCGGTTCACCACCCGCTTGACATTCATCACCTCCAGTGCGCCCACGGTGATGGGATGAGCGCTGGTCACCACTCCGTTGTTGCCATGATGCGCTTGATTTGCTGGCGGTGGTGGAGCACTGGTTTGCGGATGCTGCTGCGAGCGCTTGCTTTGGCGGGTCTCCAGACCCCGGTTGCCCATCACTGGCGTCCCAGTCGGACGCTTGAAGGAGCTGTGCTGCTGCGATGATCGAGGAGCAAtacctcctccgccgccgtgGAGAGAATGCTGCATCTTGTTGGTGGCAGGAGCGGCGATCACTTGGCTCAAACTCTGCTCTAGACTATCGCCCGTGGCATCTGTGTCCGGATCGGCTGCAGGATCCGTTTCCGAGTCATAACGCTGTGTCAAACTGTTGATGTCACGTGCGAGTCCTGGTAAATCAGTCagaaagaaacagaaaaacaagGCTTCATTTGAGTTTCATTTTGTAATGGTTAGTTGAATGCTTCGTGCCGGGTGCTTGATGCTGGGTGATGGTATTTATCAGTGATGGGAAATCCTATTAAATCTTGAAATTATTCTTTCCATTCTCGGTTTGGTTAAATAAAGATTGAAAGAAATGGAAGCCTAGTACTTCCCATCACTGATTGTTAGACATGAGTTAGTCCTGACCAGAGTCTTGtggtgtgtatgtgtgcgttGATGTTTGTCGAGCGGGTGAAACTAAAAAACAccaatattcaaatttaacgAAAAACAATGAGAGTTAAATGTCTATTACAACCTTGAAAGGATTTGTAGTTTTAgtttagacaaaaaaaaaaacacatttttgtaaatagcAAAATATTAGCCACCAAACGGCGaatatatatagaatatacaaatataaataaacaaggataaaaaacattataaatcaCTTTCAAGGACATAAAACAATTggacaacaaaatattaataaaatatgaatgaTTGATATAACAGACAGGTTAATAATAACAGGCAccaaaataagtaaacaaatagGAAAGCAAGATtgttagaaatattttttgtgaatAGTGTTAATGATAAGACAGGTAACAGAAATAAAGATATAACATTAGGAAATCATCGACGAGAAATCaacttttaaacttaaattaccAATGCGAAATGGAAACTTAAAGGTATCCCGCATTGAACAACCAATAAATACAGAAACTAAAGCCAATACAAACGAACcattaataattaaacataaatacgAAACACGAAACAAATAATACAGAAACCGAAGATAAAAGTAAAACGTTTTTGAATTGGAGTTTTTCGCTGTGTGCTCCGTTGACAAAATACCTCGAAATAGGATGTCGTAAAGAAAGCTACTGCAGGAGGACGATTTCTTAATGGAAtactgttgttgtttctgttgttgttgttgttgttgatgttgttgatgttgttgctgtacTGGCAGTGGTACGGATTGTTGCTGTACgaactgttgttgttgttgttgttgttgttgtgtacGTATTtggtgtgtgtggtgtgttgGAATTTGGGTCTTGAAATTTCTAGATAGGGTCTGGCTGAAACTATTGGCAGTTTTGAATTTGTGTATACCATTCGTGGGGAGGTCATCGATGAAATTGCCTCGTGCATTGGTAGGATCCTCCTCGCGATAAGTGGAGTCCCGACTGCTCGAGAGCAGGCTAAGTAAATGAGAGAAGGAGTGGTGTTACTTTTGCTATCAACATGAAAGCGGATAATAGTAGtccttaaatttaatatattgcctgaaatatataaatatattctttaataaaaaaatactttacaCCTAACATTGTAGTACGGGCTTTAATCATGAATAAAAAACAGTTAAATGAAAcagttttatttcaaaagcAGTTGTCagtattttgaattaattaaattcacatattcatatttatattttaaaggcagTAATCAATAGTTTTGATAAAGAAGAGGCACTTTATATTGTAAACTACTAGTTTCTTACTAAAAGAACTGCTAAACCAAATTCatgttaagtttttgtttgccccatttattttttcctggGGCCATATTTTTGACAATTCTTCAGTTAATACTGCTTTTGCTTCTACTAAACCTCCGCATTGTTCTGGACGAGATGGCTTACCTGGTTCGCTTTGGTGGTGCTGGGGCCTGTTTGCCCTGCTTGTTGGTGGTGCGACGCATCTGGACATTGCCCTTGCCCTGGCTGGAGAAGGTGCTCAGCTTGGTGGAACTGGAGCCGGTTTCTGAAAGTATATGGCAGGGTTAGACTGGGATTAACCTCAAACAAGAAGGGTCAAGCTCACCTGACATGGGCGTGCTGGCCGGCTGCTGGTGCGGATCGTTGTGGTGGGCGTTCGGCGTGAGGGACTGACCGCCAGGCAGACCCTTCTTCACCATCTGCGGTGTGAGGCTGAGCGAGGCGGTGGCCGAGGATGAGGAAGCGCAGCCGCTGGCCGCCGTCGTTGTTGTGGCTCCTCCGCCGGTGGCCACGCCCGATGTGCTCGGAGCGGAGCTGCTCGCGCTGGTGGCGTTGGCGTTCAGCTGCTTCTCGACCGCTTCGGTGATGGACGATTCCTGCGGAGGAGCGGAGAAGGAGAGATGGGCACCATGTGGCTCATTATTGCTATCACTACTTGCTGCACCCTCGATCTCGAGCGATCAGAGCGCGTCGACGAGGTGGTGGCGGTGCCTGTGGCTATGACTATGACTACTCCTATTCCTATGGCTATtgctatggctatggctatggaCATGGCTGTGGATGCTGCCGCTGTTCTGCTGCAgttcgtcgtcgtcgtcgccgtcGTAGTCACTCGCCTCCTCGCCAGCATCGTCGTGATCATCGTTATCATCGTCATATTCATCGTCCCACACCTCGACGTCACCCACCTGAAACATGTGCTCCAGCGCATGGTGTATGCTCTTGAACGTGGGCCGGTCGGCGGCATCCCACTGCCAGCACTGGCGCATCAGGTCGTAGACCTCCGGCGGACAGCCGGGGGGCCGCTCCATGCGATAGCCCTTCTCCAGCTTGTGGTACACGTCGGTCAGGTCGATGCCCGGATACGGCGACATCCCGTACGTGGCGATCTCCCACAGCAGCACCCCGAAGGCCCACACGTCCGACTTGGTGCTGAACTTGTTGTACGCCAGTCCCTCCGGAGCGGTCCACTTGATCGGGAACTTGGCCCCCGCATGCGCCGTATACGTGTCGTCCCGCATCAGGCGCGCCAGCCCGAAGTCCGCCACCTTGACAAGCTTATTGTCGCCCACCAGGCAGTTGCGGGCGGCCAGATCGCGGTGGATGTAGTTGCGCGACTCCAGGTAGCTCATTCCCGATGCTATTTGCGTGGCCATGTAGAGCAGCGCCACCGCATCGAGCGTCTCGCGGCCGGCGGAGCGAAGGAAGTCCAGCAGATTGCCGTGCGACATGAACTCGGTGATGATGTAGAACGGCGGTTCCCGTGTGCAAACACCTAAAAAGGGGATTCAATTCGAATCAGTCTACCATTCAACAGATACGTAGCTACGGATGAGTCTCTCATTTATCATTAAAACCTACCTATGAGCTGCACCAGATTGGGGTGCTTCATCTCCTTCATTATGGCCGCCTCCTCGAGGAAGTCCTTCAGCGCCATGGTGTCCTCCTTGAGCGTCTTAACAGCCACCGTATTGCCGTACCGCTTCCAGACAGCCTCGTACACCTCGCCGTACTGCCCGCCGCCCAGTTTGTGCTTCATCATGATGTCCGTCCGGCAAATCTCCCATTCATCCGGCTCGGGACTCAGCGGGAAGACTGTGGGCTTGTTCTGCTTGGGCGCCGGATACAGGAGCGGTGTAATTAGGCCATGGCCCTCGTGGGGCACGCTATGATGATGCACCAGCTCCGCCAGAGTGTTGAACTTGGCCTCCTGGGTGACGAAGACCTTGCCATCGGGATCCTCCGATATGCGATAGTGATAGACGCGACCCTCATATCTGTTTGGAAAGGCGACAAGGAAATTAATAAGGAAACTCAATTCAAAAAACCGAGAACAGAATGTCTCACCTGAGACTGATGCTCCTCTGACCCGGTGAGCTCTCGCTTTCGCGAACCAGGAAGCTTCCGTTGATTCCGGAACTCAGCAGATACTCGGCGGCATTGCGCGAGATGGGGCCGTGATACCAGGAGTGCTTCTCCAGCGAATTGAGCGGCGTCACATAGTTGGAGGGCACCCATCCCACGTTTCCGGAGTCCGAATGCGCCTCGCACCACTCCCCCGATTTGTTGTAGCTCAGGATGCGCACCTGTTCGCCCTTCTTCAGACTGAGCTGGTTTTCGCCGCCGGCCTGGAAATCATACAGGGCCACAAACAGCTGCGGATCATCCTCCTCGGGTCCGGGGGCCAGTAGGTTCTCCTTGGAGGTCCACCGGTGTGCGGACTCAAACACTGATGTGGTCGAACTGTGACCGCCGCCCAGCGAGGAGCCCTGCAGTCCCAGTCCGCCGGAAtcctgctgatgctgctgcagctccgCCGCATCCGCCAAAAGCGAGGCCGCCGTGCTGCCGGCCGGAATGTGAGGTAATGGACGCGACTGCAGCAGGGCTTCTGCAAGGGAAAGTTAAAGAAGGCAACCAAAATAAGTAAGTGATTtagttgatttaatttaaatatttcgttttttaaaagGTATTAGCTATCGAAATTTGGCAGTTTGCCGATTGATCAAAAGGAGGTATCGCTTATATATTTCCGttaatcttttaaatacaCATAACATCTTAACACAAAAATTCCTAGCCCATAATATTcctatttcaaataatttcttCCTATTAATTTTTAgggattattttaattttttcaaaagtctATAATTATGTTATCTGAAATTATCGTTttgaataatgtttttttcggTGCAGTAAGAAAATACAATGCAGGTAAACCCGTTTCTCTTTCAAGGAATGCGGGCAATTTGTGGAGCAAGTGCTGGCCAGCGGGGAAATCGGGCAGCAACCTTCTCTTTTCCATTGAGGGAATGGAATAAATTATGCATTAAGCGGAATAAAATTACACAAATCGCTGTCTGCCAGCGGTGGACCAGGAGTCCCTCAACGAACCATTTTATTGTGGGAAGTTCTAACTGATTGTCGGTCGGTTGGATTGTCCCCTCGTCCCGTTCTTTCTTTCCGCCTCCCACACTCTGTGCCAAACTGGGTATCCATAGCTGTTGTGCTCCCTATGTATAAAAGTGAGTCTATGGAATGCATTTTAGcagtgaaaaagttttttgataGACATTCACGTTTTATTTAATGCACAGGAATTTAAAGTAGGTCTAATATCTAAATAAAAGTAGATcgataaatcattttttaaattttctacaAGAAGCTtagcttaaaaaatgttaaatataaattgtaaaattaaagaTAAGAAAAGGTATCTAAAAGTCTACCAGCTAGTCGCATTTCCATTTTCTGCACAAAGTTGTTCTTTAGACTCTTGCAATCCACTTTAAGCTGAAGTTTTGCTTGATAGATTGTGCAAACTTGTCAGATCTAAACCTGTCCAAATCAAGCATCTATAGTAGGGTACTCTTTGAAATAAAACCAGACTTTCGCTTTAATGtcccattttaataattgtacaacattttacattttctcccatttttttttttttttttgtgtgcgaGCTTTGTTTGACCAAAGCAAACACTTCCGCTGCATAAATATTCTCCTCTTTCATGGACACAATTGTGCATAAATTTGGGTGAAGTGGAAGTCATTCAGAGACCGGGAATCTTCGGTTTGCGGTCGGTGTGCTAAGCAGTCATAAACCGATCCGAATCATATTGTAACGCATTTGAGAAGGGTTCCCCATCACACactgttttaatttatgcgcGCGAGACAGGAAATATTAATGGCGAATAATAGGTGTGGAGTGGGTTTGGGgaatgaaagggaatataggGAATATAGGGACAGATTAGAGCGGAAATGTACAGCTCTTCAATGGTGGTCTGCCTGCCTGTCTAAATCCCCCAACTGAAGATTAGCCGATGACAATATACACCCACTTGATATGCAAGTTCGTTTATCCAATTTTAGAGTTTGCTTTTGAAAGCAAGTGACTCACGATGGGAATTCTGTTACTGGGGAGAGGGCCGAGAATACTTTGTTATTGAATCAGTTATTTTGAGGGGTAATCAAGGAAGTCTGACCATGTTGAGTCAGCTATTGATGTTGCATAAAGCTTAATTATCATCATTATCGTTAAATTGCTGTTAAACTAGCTTATCATTAAGTGCATGTAACAAGCTAAACTTGATGATCTTagcctcttttttttttatgcagataaatttatttatttctagcactttagaaacattttttggtatttttgttcttaagaataatataaatttgttatagTTTCTGTTTACTCATTAAAAAGTTCAGTCATTAGTTTTCAACGGATTAAAAAACTCCCAGTAAAAAAAGAATAGTCACTTTGTTTagattagttaaaaaaaaattccgaTTCAAACTACATTAAAAAGAATTCAGATTTGTTTCATGTTATGACTACATAAgaataaaacaacatttttaattctattttaGCTATGACTCCATGGTTTCCCACTGATACTTTACAAGCAAAGTTTTTTCTCATGACTACATGTAAACAAAACTCTCGAAATAATCATGCAGCATATAATGGAAAATAAGCCAATCATCTTATGGGAATCTTTAATTATTATGAATGACATTACTTATGCGGACATTTACTTCggtattttggttttttgttgatttgtaaagaattttgtgtttgttaCCTAAGTTCATGTGATATTTGCCTGGATGGCCGCGAAAAGAGCTGTGCTTGGTACCTGGAGAAACGAAAGAAACAGAGAGATTTTGTGTGAGAGACGGATTGTCAGCCGATTGGACATTTATCTATAGATAGAGCAGGCAGTTTTTGATGTTATCATCTAATTACGATGGGCGGCAAATGCGATGTTCTACAATGGCGTTCCGATGAGGTTCCAAAAACAAAGTGGTTacaaacagaacaaaaaagaaaactaaattaaatacaattatctTAGTCATAACTCTAGGTAagtaatataacaaaaaaaatacgtgTACAGCGATCTATATACAGTTAGCGGATGGATGACATCAAAAGCGAAGAGGCATTAGAGAATTAGAGGGTCTTGCCATCGCTGAAAGGCCAATTAGCTACCCGGCCAGAACAAGAAGAAGagtaataacaacaacagcagccagATGATTGCTTCAGTAAGTGCTGTAATTTCTCAGCCAAGTGAAAAGTACCTCAGTAACTCTGGAAAACCTAACATGTGAGTTGGTGTACACTTAAAGTAAAAATCATATTCATCAACGAAGTTTTGacttcaaaaattttaatttaatttaaaataaaaattctttctttgtatttataaatgttttgtttaaactttaacctaaaataaagtattccgattttaaaacaaacattttacaaattatttatatttatttgaagatTTTGGTTGAGTGTGACACGCCCCCTAGACATTTGACAAAAAAGGGGAGTGTGGAGAAAAGAACAGAAAGATATATGCCCCATTCAGGGAGCTTAAGCTGCTGCTGAAGCGGAATGGGTCCAATGAACTTTAAAGTCACAAAAATTCTTCACATGTCGGAAGAGAAAGAGGCGGGGATATAGATGAAGATAGAGATGGCTATACAGACATTTCTCAAGCCATGCAAATCCGCCATCTCAGCGAATGCTTATGCAGGTTATTAGCGTGAATTTGGAGCATCTCGAGCTGAGGGCTGATTACAAGTGAAATGATGCGCGGTACCGCTTCTACACCCACTGATCCCACCCAGAACCACCCAATTACCCATGTCCCACCCGCAACTACTCAAAGACATAACGGTAAGTGTGTTGAGTAAGCACAGATTGAAATCAGTCGCCTCAGCAGCTAAAATCCCCTCAAAAACCATGAAACGATACACAATAGATACAGTGATCCCTGAAAAAACtagaactttttatttattttatacattttagaaattcaatcaaaaaaatatttaatgctatttttaaagtatattaaaatagttgGTTTGGTCGATTTTGGGTGAAGCTTCAAATGTTtgataacaaattttatagtaatttatttatgtttataagaGCTGATGAGGAATAATGTGCACAGTAAATTTCAAGACATCTAAACGAACTATACATTTAACTATATATAGCCTGCATCAAGCTTTGAAAAGCTTTTCATTACAGCCTTGGCTATAGCAGTTACTCATTGCGAATTGTCTCTTGAGATTTCTTCGGTATCCGTCCTTTGTTTGATGGCCTGTCCTTCGCCGGCAAGCACTAAACTTGATGTGTCTGTCATTTATTATCTATAGATATAATGCTTCTGTTtcgttctttattttttttttgttggttttcctGTCAAATCGAGCTTCAATGTGTGATTTATTGTAATGCATTTTCAACTGCTCATTCATTATTTCATTCTGTCACCCATTCAAACAGTCCATTCATGCACTTGTTCTGTGGGTTCGATTTTTGTGGCTCTTTCTGGTTTGCTCGTTTGTAGCTCATTGCATTTTAGCACGTTTCGCTTTAGTTGTAAGTTGTTTTTTACTCTGTTTAAGCTTTGTTTTTTCTAcgtatttttgtgttttcagcTCAAGGGCTTTTGTGTCTTAACCTGGCAGGGATTTTCAGTTGGCCTCGGTCTCGTCTCCTCTTTCTAtcacccttttactctacttGTCGGATTTCATTCACATTTTGCCTTTGGCCTCTTGGCCAGACATCCAGACGtaaattatatatgtacagTAACTACATATATAGGgggcagggggcgtggccagtcAACAGTAATAAACTTTTACGgtgtaaatttaattagtcATTTCTCTGGCTTCCGATGCAACGTCGTGGAATAGGGGTAAATAGGAGAAATTTAAAGgggtttgatttaattttttttgcctgaCGAGaacttttcaattaaaaactttaacagCAAAATCAAACACACTTAggaaaaaataactttaacaATGGCTTTGTACAGATTGTTGctctcttaaataatttaaatccaTTTCAGATTTTGCAGCTGAGTAAGATCTTTTTTATCATACAAAGAAATTAACCTTACGTATTTATTGAAAGACATATTAATAGGCTTCCAAATGCTTAGCACATAaagtaaattcatttttttctctgcattTTCTTGGCTTTTTATGGCTTAATGATAACTTTTGAAGCGGAACTTTTGAACGGAACTTGAGATCATTAAGCTGGCAGACCCGATTAGAGCAGCAAATACGCCCCGAAGGGAAATGGAAACCGAAGCTAGTTAGGGAAACATGAAGAAATTAACCTAAAAACCCAAAGTGTTCCCTGCCCAACTTTCGAGAACAGCATATGGTTATCTGGGAGTTAAAGTTTCCCGTgtaatttcccttttttgaaATGAGAAAAACGCAACTGGTAACTGACAGGGCAAACAAGAAGTTGTAGGAAATGCAGGAAAAAATGtgaaagaatttaatttgttttttttttttttgagcaccCCCAGGGTTGAGATCAAGTTCCTCCCCTTCCATCCAAGTGCGAAAAAATGTTGTGCGAAAAAACTACAAGCAGCGAAAGAGATGGCGAGTGGCTAAAGTGAAATAGATGCAAGAACAAAAGGAAAGTTATGTAAAGGCAAACAGCCAGAGGGTCCAAGGATCTGAGGGTGTCGGGGGGTGCAGAGGTGGCCAGGACTTGGCCCTGCTCCTGGCAAAGGGAACGaagaaaaataatgttaaatataaaatccaCCCTTGGCTGACAAAGGCAACTCTCCCAGCACGCACCCCACGACTTCCCCCTTTAGCCACTGGCAAATTTTACCACTTTTCTAAGGATTCCGTACTCAAGGCTCACTACGCCGCATTATACTGGATCCATGGGGAAAGGTCCTATGTCGAGGTGTGCATACAACCTAATGCGACATGTGACGCAGCACTCGATCTCCtttacactttaaaaatacaaaattttttggaaatttaaacTGCAATTGAAGTGCACACTTGACAGTTATCAATCAATAATTAAgtatagattttttaaaagtgtctttAAAATGTGATTTATGTTGAAGTAGCATTATTAAGTTTCACTTATTGATTAATGCAAagtactatttttaaaattctgtgtatataaaactaaaaattagcGATTCGGTTGTACAGTAATATAATGCCTTTTAATCTCcaactaaatttatttggtACTCTTTAATAAACAGTTacttaaaaaagtaatttttctgagtgcaaCCTCAATTCCCTCAGGCCTTTATATGCCAGTAACTTGATGGAAATCATGTGAGTgcaataaatacatattaaagTGAGACAGACGGGCCGAAAAAAGGTGggacaaaaatcaataatgaAAAACCTTTTCCGCCACAACCGAGCGACGAGTGCCATCCATAAAATCGCATCATCGCCAGCAAATTAATTGAATGCCAGCAGCCCGGCCACAAGAGGGCCAAAATGAAGGCCCAGGGAGAAGTGGAGATAATAAAAGGATAAGGTGAAGGACAAACGCTGCGACAAACCACATAAAAGGGCGGATCCTGTACTTCAGGAAACGAGGCTTTGATTACCCTCTAAAAAGCTTTAGGAACATGtagatataataatttatttcttggttattCGCAAGTAGAGTAGTGACTGATGATAGGATTTGGCTCTGTTTTGTACTTAAAAgttctgaaaaaaataacacttaCATTTTCTATAAATTGAAGTAGTTGTTGAGAATTCGAAAAAGTCTACAATATGTTTCCATAAAAATTGACATTGAATATTTCCAGGGTATCCTCTGTGGGATTAACCTTTTGAC
Protein-coding regions in this window:
- the LOC128257739 gene encoding tyrosine-protein kinase Abl isoform X1, whose product is MGAQQGKDRGAHSGGGSVAPVSCIGLSSSSSPVASVSPHCISSSSGTSSAPLGGGSTLRGSRIKSSSVGVASGVNAVGSGSGLSQRSGGHKDAARCNPTVGLNIFTEHNGTKHSSFRGHPGKYHMNLEALLQSRPLPHIPAGSTAASLLADAAELQQHQQDSGGLGLQGSSLGGGHSSTTSVFESAHRWTSKENLLAPGPEEDDPQLFVALYDFQAGGENQLSLKKGEQVRILSYNKSGEWCEAHSDSGNVGWVPSNYVTPLNSLEKHSWYHGPISRNAAEYLLSSGINGSFLVRESESSPGQRSISLRYEGRVYHYRISEDPDGKVFVTQEAKFNTLAELVHHHSVPHEGHGLITPLLYPAPKQNKPTVFPLSPEPDEWEICRTDIMMKHKLGGGQYGEVYEAVWKRYGNTVAVKTLKEDTMALKDFLEEAAIMKEMKHPNLVQLIGVCTREPPFYIITEFMSHGNLLDFLRSAGRETLDAVALLYMATQIASGMSYLESRNYIHRDLAARNCLVGDNKLVKVADFGLARLMRDDTYTAHAGAKFPIKWTAPEGLAYNKFSTKSDVWAFGVLLWEIATYGMSPYPGIDLTDVYHKLEKGYRMERPPGCPPEVYDLMRQCWQWDAADRPTFKSIHHALEHMFQESSITEAVEKQLNANATSASSSAPSTSGVATGGGATTTTAASGCASSSSATASLSLTPQMVKKGLPGGQSLTPNAHHNDPHQQPASTPMSETGSSSTKLSTFSSQGKGNVQMRRTTNKQGKQAPAPPKRTSLLSSSRDSTYREEDPTNARGNFIDDLPTNGIHKFKTANSFSQTLSRNFKTQIPTHHTHQIRTQQQQQQQQQFVQQQSVPLPVQQQHQQHQQQQQQQKQQQYSIKKSSSCSSFLYDILFRGLARDINSLTQRYDSETDPAADPDTDATGDSLEQSLSQVIAAPATNKMQHSLHGGGGGIAPRSSQQHSSFKRPTGTPVMGNRGLETRQSKRSQQHPQTSAPPPPANQAHHGNNGVVTSAHPITVGALEVMNVKRVVNRYGTLPKVARIGAYLDSLEDSGEAAPAPPPATAPVPPPANGHATPPGARINPKTSPIAPQQMIRSNSSGGVTMQNNAAASLNKLQRHRTTTEGTMMTFSSFRAGNSSSSPKRSGCGVGSVGAQPALANLEFPPPPLDLPPPPEEFEGAPPPPPPAPESAVQAIQQHLHAQLPNNGNVSNGNGTNNNDSSHNDVSNTAPSVEEASSRFGVSLRKREPSTDSCSSLGSPPEDLKEKLITEIKAAGKESAPASHLANGSGIAAVDPVSLLVTELAESMNLPKQPQQAPPQQQQQKLTNGNGSGSGSGSGSGSGFKAQLKKVEPKKMSPPMAKAEPASSIIDFKAHLRRVDKEKEPSTPAPAPAAPQLVTNNANTGTLNRKEDSSRKFTQAMQKTEIKIDVTNSNVEADTGAAGEGDLGKRRSTGSINSLKKLWEQQPPAPDYASSSILQQQPSVANGGGTPNAQLSPKYGMKSGAAIAGIGSTGALPAKPGNKPPPAAPPPPPPNCTNSNSSNTTSTSTSSRDCTSRQQAGSTIKTSHSTQLFTDDEEQSHQEGPGSGSGSVSGSGSGFGGQGPADMTQSLYEQKPQIQQKPAVPHKPTKLTIYATPIAKLAEPASSGSASSTQISRESILELVGLLEGSLKHPVNAIAGSQWLQLSDKLNILHNSCVIFAENGAMPPHSKFQFRELVTRVEAQSQHLRSAGSKNVQDNERLVAEVGQSLRQISNALNR
- the LOC128257739 gene encoding tyrosine-protein kinase Abl isoform X5; protein product: MGAQQGKDRGAHSGGGSVAPVSCIGLSSSSSPVASVSPHCISSSSGTSSAPLGGGSTLRGSRIKSSSVGVASGVNAVGSGSGLSQRSGGHKDAARCNPTVGLNIFTEHNGTKHSSFRGHPGKYHMNLEALLQSRPLPHIPAGSTAASLLADAAELQQHQQDSGGLGLQGSSLGGGHSSTTSVFESAHRWTSKENLLAPGPEEDDPQLFVALYDFQAGGENQLSLKKGEQVRILSYNKSGEWCEAHSDSGNVGWVPSNYVTPLNSLEKHSWYHGPISRNAAEYLLSSGINGSFLVRESESSPGQRSISLRYEGRVYHYRISEDPDGKVFVTQEAKFNTLAELVHHHSVPHEGHGLITPLLYPAPKQNKPTVFPLSPEPDEWEICRTDIMMKHKLGGGQYGEVYEAVWKRYGNTVAVKTLKEDTMALKDFLEEAAIMKEMKHPNLVQLIGVCTREPPFYIITEFMSHGNLLDFLRSAGRETLDAVALLYMATQIASGMSYLESRNYIHRDLAARNCLVGDNKLVKVADFGLARLMRDDTYTAHAGAKFPIKWTAPEGLAYNKFSTKSDVWAFGVLLWEIATYGMSPYPGIDLTDVYHKLEKGYRMERPPGCPPEVYDLMRQCWQWDAADRPTFKSIHHALEHMFQESSITEAVEKQLNANATSASSSAPSTSGVATGGGATTTTAASGCASSSSATASLSLTPQMVKKGLPGGQSLTPNAHHNDPHQQPASTPMSETGSSSTKLSTFSSQGKGNVQMRRTTNKQGKQAPAPPKRTSLLSSSRDSTYREEDPTNARGNFIDDLPTNGIHKFKTANSFSQTLSRNFKTQIPTHHTHQIRTQQQQQQQQQFVQQQSVPLPVQQQHQQHQQQQQQQKQQQYSIKKSSSCSSFLYDILFRGLARDINSLTQRYDSETDPAADPDTDATGDSLEQSLSQVIAAPATNKMQHSLHGGGGGIAPRSSQQHSSFKRPTGTPVMGNRGLETRQSKRSQQHPQTSAPPPPANQAHHGNNGVVTSAHPITVGALEVMNVKRVVNRYGTLPKVARIGAYLDSLEDSGEAAPAPPPATAPVPPPANGHATPPGARINPKTSPIAPQQMIRSNSSGGVTMQNNAAASLNKLQRHRTTTEGTMMTFSSFRAGNSSSSPKRSGCGVGSVGAQPALANLEFPPPPLDLPPPPEEFEGAPPPPPPAPESAVQAIQQHLHAQLPNNGNVSNGNGTNNNDSSHNDVSNTAPSVEEASSRFGVSLRKREPSTDSCSSLGSPPEDLKEKLITEIKAAGKESAPASHLANGSGIAAVDPVSLLVTELAESMNLPKQPQQAPPQQQQQKLTNGNGSGSGSGSGSGSGFKAQLKKVEPKKMSPPMAKAEPASSIIDFKAHLRRVDKEKEPSTPAPAPAAPQLVTNNANTGTLNRKEDSSRKFTQAMQKTEIKIDVTNSNVEADTGAAGEGDLGKRRSTDDEEQSHQEGPGSGSGSVSGSGSGFGGQGPADMTQSLYEQKPQIQQKPAVPHKPTKLTIYATPIAKLAEPASSGSASSTQISRESILELVGLLEGSLKHPVNAIAGSQWLQLSDKLNILHNSCVIFAENGAMPPHSKFQFRELVTRVEAQSQHLRSAGSKNVQDNERLVAEVGQSLRQISNALNR